In Chlorogloeopsis sp. ULAP01, a genomic segment contains:
- the petJ gene encoding cytochrome c6 PetJ: protein MRKIFSVFLLSIAIFTFAFNRPALAADAGNGAKVFSANCASCHAGGKNLVQANKSLKTEDLEKYGMNSAEAIIAQVTNGKNAMPAFKARLKAEQIEDVAAYVLAQAEKGWK from the coding sequence ATGAGAAAGATTTTTTCTGTATTTTTACTGAGCATAGCAATTTTCACTTTTGCTTTCAATCGTCCGGCTTTAGCAGCAGATGCAGGGAACGGAGCTAAAGTTTTTAGTGCCAATTGCGCTTCATGTCATGCGGGTGGTAAGAACTTGGTTCAAGCCAATAAAAGCCTGAAAACGGAAGATTTGGAAAAGTATGGAATGAACTCAGCAGAAGCGATTATTGCTCAAGTTACTAATGGCAAAAATGCTATGCCTGCCTTCAAAGCTCGTTTAAAAGCAGAGCAAATTGAAGATGTAGCAGCATATGTCCTCGCCCAAGCCGAAAAAGGTTGGAAGTAA